A single window of Solanum dulcamara chromosome 5, daSolDulc1.2, whole genome shotgun sequence DNA harbors:
- the LOC129888998 gene encoding protein OXIDATIVE STRESS 3 LIKE 4-like: protein MSSFVPEKNDVPASQVIDQNEVIDVADDDDMISSVKKDSMSSSIGLLSDGDGGDDEDGEEAQSKPVIDEGSLNSLATLEAALPFKRGLSGFYDGKSKTFMNLAEVKSVEEVEKEESPLNKRRRLTVATNNLYKWGSSSSSSMPHLTHTDGENTHNLEIDQQEFKSSTSSTSFNSIDSTTNPPIN from the exons ATGTCTTCTTTTGTTCCGGAAAAGAATGATGTTCCTGCATCTCAAGTTATTGATCAAAATGAAGTTATTGATGTTGCTGATGATGACGACATGATTAGTTCAGTTAAAAAAGATTCTATGTCGTCTTCTATCGGTTTGTTAAGTGATGGAGATGGTGGAGATGATGAAGATGGCGAAGAAGCACAAAGCAAGCCTGTTATTGATGAAGGATCTCTCAATTCTTTAGCTACATTGGAAGCTGCTCTTCCTTTTAA gcGAGGATTATCGGGTTTTTACGATGGAAAATCAAAAACATTTATGAATTTGGCTGAAGTGAAAAGTGTGGAAGAGGTTGAAAAGGAGGAAAGTCCATTGAACAAGAGGAGACGTTTGACGGTGGCAACTAATAACTTGTATAAATGGGGTAGTAGCAGCTCAAGTTCTATGCCTCACTTGACACACACTGATGGTGAAAACACACACAATCTTGAGATTGATCAACAAGAGTTCAAATCATCAACCAGCAGTACTAGTTTTAATTCCATCGATTCTACCACCAATCCACCCATCAACTGA